One Mangifera indica cultivar Alphonso chromosome 4, CATAS_Mindica_2.1, whole genome shotgun sequence genomic region harbors:
- the LOC123213038 gene encoding uncharacterized protein LOC123213038 isoform X1: MGNNVWVLGLALLLLFGGVSSAPSTTSPAKIVSGFVSRAMSYFMKWLWSLKTTTKTAISGRPMMKFESGYTVETVFDGSKLGIEPFSVEVLPSGELLILDSANSNIYRISSSLSLYSRPKLVAGSAEGYPGHVDGKLREARMNHPKGLTVDDKGNIYIADAMNMAIRKISDGGVTTIAGGKSGRGGSHLDGPSVEAKFSNDFDVVYIGSSCSLLVIDRGNQAIREIQLNFDDCAYQYGSGFPLGIAVLIAAGFFGYMLALLQRRVGTIVSSQNDHETIRSSTTANPYQKPMKSVRPPLIPTEDEQKTQEEGFFGSLAQLFVNTESSAMEILRGIIPGLRKKPPSHQYQSLYQHPQQQKHSTAWPVQDSFVIPDEDEPPSIDTRTPTPRKTYAFMSKDAEKIQQLRQSRAIYNGWDSDFQQQQQQQQRQQHYHNRYQSSAPHTYYEQSNEKTSEIVFGAVQEQDGKRESVVIKPVNYGDPVYDHHNLRSRANFMGYNHGY, translated from the exons ATGGGTAACAATGTGTGGGTTCTGGGTCTTGCTCTTTTGCTTCTCTTTGGCGGGGTGTCTTCAGCTCCTTCCACTACTTCACCTGCAA AGATTGTAAGTGGGTTTGTCTCAAGGGCTATGTCTTATTTCATGAAATGGTTGTGGTCACTCAAAACCACCACTAAGACAG CTATTTCTGGACGTCCGATGATGAAGTTTGAGAGTGGGTATACTGTGGAGACTGTATTTGATGGAAGCAAGCTGGGGATTGAACCTTTCTCAGTTGAGGTCTTGCCTAGCGGGGAGCTTCTAATCTTGGACTCTGCCAATAGTAACATTTATAGgatctcttcttctttgtctctAT ATAGCAGGCCAAAGCTTGTTGCTGGATCCGCCGAAGGTTACCCTGGACATGTTGATGGGAAGCTCAGAGAGGCAAGGATGAACCACCCTAAGGGGCTTACTGTGGATGACAAAGGAAACATTTACATTGCAGACGCTATGAATATGGCTATCAGGAAGATAAGTGATGGAG GGGTTACGACGATTGCTGGAGGGAAATCAGGCCGTGGAGGTAGTCATTTAGACGGACCAAGTGTAGAAGCCAAATTCTCTAATGATTTTGATGTGGTTTACATTGGAAGCAGTTGTTCTCTACTTGTCATAGACAGAGGGAACCAAGCTATTAGGGAAATCCAACTCAATTTTGATGACTGTGCTTATCAATATGGAAGTGGTTTTCCCCTTG GGATTGCTGTACTTATTGCTGCTGGCTTCTTTGGTTACATGTTGGCTTTGCTGCAACGTAGAGTGGGTACAATTGTGTCTTCGCAGAAT GATCATGAGACAATAAGATCAAGCACCACAGCAAATCCATATCAGAAACCTATGAAATCAGTCAGGCCGCCTTTAATTCCAACTGAGGATGAACAGAAAACGCAAGAAGAAGGCTTCTTTGGATCCCTTGCACAGCTTTTTGTTAACACTGAATCATCTGCTATGGAAATTTTGAGAGGAATAATTCCTGGTCTTAGGAAGAAGCCACCAAGTCATCAATATCAAAGCTTATACCAGCACCCTCAACAGCAGAAGCACTCAACGGCTTGGCCTGTACAAGACAGCTTTGTGATCCCGGATGAGGATGAGCCACCTTCCATTGACACAAGAACTCCCACTCCGCGTAAAACTTATGCTTTCATGTCCAAGGATGCAGAAAAGATCCAGCAACTGCGGCAAAGTCGAGCTATCTATAATGGATGGGATAGTGATTtccagcagcagcagcagcagcagcagagACAGCAACACTATCATAATCGCTATCAATCTTCAGCCCCACATACTTACTATGAGCAGAGCAATGAGAAGACCAGTGAGATTGTATTTGGGGCTGTTCAGGAGCAGGATGGGAAGCGCGAATCTGTGGTCATAAAGCCAGTTAATTATGGAGATCCTGTTTATGATCATCACAACCTCCGCTCCCGAGCCAATTTTATGGGTTACAACCATGGCTATTGA
- the LOC123213038 gene encoding uncharacterized protein LOC123213038 isoform X2: protein MGNNVWVLGLALLLLFGGVSSAPSTTSPAKIVSGFVSRAMSYFMKWLWSLKTTTKTAISGRPMMKFESGYTVETVFDGSKLGIEPFSVEVLPSGELLILDSANSNIYRISSSLSLYSRPKLVAGSAEGYPGHVDGKLREARMNHPKGLTVDDKGNIYIADAMNMAIRKISDGGVTTIAGGKSGRGGIAVLIAAGFFGYMLALLQRRVGTIVSSQNDHETIRSSTTANPYQKPMKSVRPPLIPTEDEQKTQEEGFFGSLAQLFVNTESSAMEILRGIIPGLRKKPPSHQYQSLYQHPQQQKHSTAWPVQDSFVIPDEDEPPSIDTRTPTPRKTYAFMSKDAEKIQQLRQSRAIYNGWDSDFQQQQQQQQRQQHYHNRYQSSAPHTYYEQSNEKTSEIVFGAVQEQDGKRESVVIKPVNYGDPVYDHHNLRSRANFMGYNHGY from the exons ATGGGTAACAATGTGTGGGTTCTGGGTCTTGCTCTTTTGCTTCTCTTTGGCGGGGTGTCTTCAGCTCCTTCCACTACTTCACCTGCAA AGATTGTAAGTGGGTTTGTCTCAAGGGCTATGTCTTATTTCATGAAATGGTTGTGGTCACTCAAAACCACCACTAAGACAG CTATTTCTGGACGTCCGATGATGAAGTTTGAGAGTGGGTATACTGTGGAGACTGTATTTGATGGAAGCAAGCTGGGGATTGAACCTTTCTCAGTTGAGGTCTTGCCTAGCGGGGAGCTTCTAATCTTGGACTCTGCCAATAGTAACATTTATAGgatctcttcttctttgtctctAT ATAGCAGGCCAAAGCTTGTTGCTGGATCCGCCGAAGGTTACCCTGGACATGTTGATGGGAAGCTCAGAGAGGCAAGGATGAACCACCCTAAGGGGCTTACTGTGGATGACAAAGGAAACATTTACATTGCAGACGCTATGAATATGGCTATCAGGAAGATAAGTGATGGAG GGGTTACGACGATTGCTGGAGGGAAATCAGGCCGTGGAG GGATTGCTGTACTTATTGCTGCTGGCTTCTTTGGTTACATGTTGGCTTTGCTGCAACGTAGAGTGGGTACAATTGTGTCTTCGCAGAAT GATCATGAGACAATAAGATCAAGCACCACAGCAAATCCATATCAGAAACCTATGAAATCAGTCAGGCCGCCTTTAATTCCAACTGAGGATGAACAGAAAACGCAAGAAGAAGGCTTCTTTGGATCCCTTGCACAGCTTTTTGTTAACACTGAATCATCTGCTATGGAAATTTTGAGAGGAATAATTCCTGGTCTTAGGAAGAAGCCACCAAGTCATCAATATCAAAGCTTATACCAGCACCCTCAACAGCAGAAGCACTCAACGGCTTGGCCTGTACAAGACAGCTTTGTGATCCCGGATGAGGATGAGCCACCTTCCATTGACACAAGAACTCCCACTCCGCGTAAAACTTATGCTTTCATGTCCAAGGATGCAGAAAAGATCCAGCAACTGCGGCAAAGTCGAGCTATCTATAATGGATGGGATAGTGATTtccagcagcagcagcagcagcagcagagACAGCAACACTATCATAATCGCTATCAATCTTCAGCCCCACATACTTACTATGAGCAGAGCAATGAGAAGACCAGTGAGATTGTATTTGGGGCTGTTCAGGAGCAGGATGGGAAGCGCGAATCTGTGGTCATAAAGCCAGTTAATTATGGAGATCCTGTTTATGATCATCACAACCTCCGCTCCCGAGCCAATTTTATGGGTTACAACCATGGCTATTGA
- the LOC123213037 gene encoding probable alpha,alpha-trehalose-phosphate synthase [UDP-forming] 9 isoform X1: MASRSSVKFLDLASGDLLDIPQTPRGLPRVMTVPGIISDLDGYGNNEEDSDVSSSSGHERKIIVANMLPLHSKRDTESGKWCFSLDKDSLLLHLKDGFSLETEFIYVGSLKVDIDQSEQEEVAQKLLEDFNCVPTFLPSDLQRKFYLGFCKQQLWPLFHYMLPMCPEHGDRFDRLLWQAYVSANKLFADKVMEVINPDNDYVWVHDYHLMVLPTFLRKRFNRIKLGFFLHSPFPSSEIYRTLPVRDQILRGLLNCDLIGFHTFDYARHFLSCCSRMLGLDYESKRGHIGLDYFGRTVYIKILPVGVHMGRLESVLDLPSTAAKVRELQKQFDGKSVILGIDDMDIFKGISLKLLALEHLLQLHTKMRGHIVLVQIVNPARGSGKDVQEARRETYLTAERINEVYGSSDYEPVILIDRHVPRSEKSAYYAIADCCIVNAVRDGMNLVPYKYIVCRQGTPSLDAAIGRYAESPRTSMLVVSEFIGCSPSLSGAIRVNPWDIEAVGEALHVAICLSDSEKQLRHEKHYRYVSTHNVAYWARSFAQDLERACRDHYSKRCWGIGLGLGFRVVSLSPSFRRLSTDHIVSAYRRTSRRTIFLGYDGTVVPETSIIKSPSPEVINILKTLCSDPKNTVFIVSGRGRKTLTDWLAPCEMLGIAAEHGYFVRWNNTSDWETNHPGADLEWIRIVEPIMKLYTEATDGSSIETKESALVWQYQDADPDFGSCQAKEMMDHLENVLANEPAVVKSGQHIVEVKPQGVTKGLVAEKILLQMVNDGRPPDFVMCVGDDKSDEDMFESILNTLSSQSLPTAPEIFACTIGQKPSKAKYYLDDATDVVRMLKGLADATNSKLRYPSQDQVSFESAV; this comes from the exons ATGGCATCAAGATCATCTGTAAAGTTTTTAGACTTGGCTTCTGGAGATCTGTTGGATATTCCTCAAACTCCAAGAGGTCTTCCTCGGGTGATGACTGTTCCGGGAATTATCTCTGACTTGGATGGTTATGGCAATAATGAGGAGGATTCTGATGTTAGCTCATCTAGTGGTCATGAGAGGAAGATTATAGTGGCAAATATGTTACCATTGCATTCTAAAAGGGATACAGAGTCTGGCAAATGGTGCTTCAGCTTAGATAAGGATTCCCTTTTACTACACCTGAAGGATGGGTTTTCCTTGGAGACTGAGTTTATCTATGTGGGGTCTCTCAAGGTTGACATAGATCAGAGCGAACAGGAAGAAGTTGCTCAGAAGCTACTGGAGGATTTCAATTGTGTGCCAACATTTCTGCCTTCTGATCTGCAGAGGAAGTTCTATCTTGGTTTCTGTAAACAACAGTTGTGGCCGCTTTTTCACTACATGCTGCCCATGTGCCCAGAACATGGTGATCGTTTTGATCGTTTACTTTGGCAGGCCTATGTTTCTGCTAACAAATTATTTGCAGACAAGGTGATGGAAGTAATTAATCCTGATAACGATTATGTTTGGGTTCATGATTATCACTTGATGGTTCTCCCTACATTTTTGAGAAAACGGTTCAACAGAATTAAGCTTGGTTTTTTCCTCCACAGCCCATTTCCTTCTTCAGAGATATATAGAACCTTACCTGTTCGAGATCAAATCCTGAGGGGCCTGCTGAACTGTGATCTTATTGGTTTTCATACATTTGATTATGCACGTCATTTTTTATCCTGCTGCAGTAGGATGCTGGGCCTGGACTATGAATCTAAGCGTGGACATATTGGACTTGATTACTTTGGCCGGACAGTATATATCAAAATACTACCAGTAGGTGTTCATATGGGTCGGCTTGAGTCTGTATTGGATCTTCCTTCTACTGCTGCTAAAGTTAGAGAGCTTCAAAAACAATTTGATGGGAAAAGTGTGATTCTTGGTATTGATGATATGgatatatttaagggcattagTCTGAAACTACTGGCTCTTGAACATCTATTACAGCTGCATACCAAAATGAGAGGCCATATAGTCTTGGTTCAAATTGTTAATCCTGCTAGGGGCTCAGGGAAAGATGTCCAGGAGGCAAGGAGAGAAACTTATTTAACTGCTGAAAGAATCAATGAGGTTTATGGGTCATCTGATTATGAACCAGTGATTCTGATTGATCGTCATGTTCCTCGTTCTGAAAAGTCTGCCTATTATGCCATAGCTGACTGCTGCATAGTAAATGCTGTGAGGGATGGGATGAACTTAGTTCCATATAAATACATTGTCTGTAGGCAGGGTACTCCAAGTTTGGATGCAGCTATTGGCAGATATGCAGAATCTCCTCGTACAAGTATGCTTGTTGTGTCAGAGTTCATTGGTTGCTCACCTTCTTTAAGTGGAGCAATTAGGGTCAACCCATGGGACATAGAGGCTGTAGGCGAGGCGTTACATGTGGCCATTTGCTTGTCTGATTCTGAGAAGCAATTGCGGCATGAGAAACACTATCGATATGTTAGTACTCACAATGTGGCTTATTGGGCACGCAGCTTTGCACAAGATTTGGAGAGAGCATGTCGTGATCATTATAGTAAAAGATGCTGGGGGATTGGTCTGGGCCTGGGGTTCAGAGTGGTATCTCTATCTCCTAGTTTTAGGCGGTTGTCTACCGACCATATAGTCTCAGCATATAGAAGGACAAGTAGAAGGACAATATTTCTGGGTTATGATGGTACAGTTGTTCCCGAAACTTCTATTATTAAGTCCCCCAGCCCTGAAGTCATCAATATCCTGAAAACTCTTTGCAGTGATCCTAAGAACACCGTGTTTATTGTTAGTGGGAGAGGGAGAAAAACTCTCACTGATTGGCTTGCACCATGTGAGATGCTGGGGATAGCAGCTGAACATGGATACTTCGTCAG GTGGAATAATACATCTGACTGGGAAACCAATCACCCAGGTGCTGACCTTGAATGGATTAGGATTGTGGAACCTATCATGAAATTGTATACAGAAGCAACAGATGGCTCTAGCATAGAGACTAAAGAGAGTGCTTTGGTATGGCAATATCAAGATGCAGACCCTGACTTTGGGTCCTGCCAAGCAAAGGAAATGATGGATCACCTGGAAAATGTTCTGGCGAATGAACCAGCAGTTGTTAAGAGTGGTCAACATATTGTTGAAGTTAAGCCACAG GGTGTAACCAAAGGTTTGGTTGCTGAAAAGATTCTTCTGCAAATGGTCAACGATGGGAGGCCTCCAGATTTTGTGATGTGTGTTGGAGATGATAAATCTGATGAAGATATGTTTGAGAGCATACTGAATACCCTCTCTAGTCAATCCTTGCCAACAGCTCCTGAAATCTTTGCATGCACTATTGGGCAAAAACCGAGCAAGGCCAAGTATTATCTTGATGATGCAACTGATGTTGTGAGAATGCTTAAAGGTCTTGCTGACGCCACAAATTCAAAGCTTAGGTATCCTTCACAAGACCAGGTCTCTTTTGAGAGTGCTGTTTGA
- the LOC123213037 gene encoding probable alpha,alpha-trehalose-phosphate synthase [UDP-forming] 9 isoform X2 translates to MASRSSVKFLDLASGDLLDIPQTPRGLPRVMTVPGIISDLDGYGNNEEDSDVSSSSGHERKIIVANMLPLHSKRDTESGKWCFSLDKDSLLLHLKDGFSLETEFIYVGSLKVDIDQSEQEEVAQKLLEDFNCVPTFLPSDLQRKFYLGFCKQQLWPLFHYMLPMCPEHGDRFDRLLWQAYVSANKLFADKVMEVINPDNDYVWVHDYHLMVLPTFLRKRFNRIKLGFFLHSPFPSSEIYRTLPVRDQILRGLLNCDLIGFHTFDYARHFLSCCSRMLGLDYESKRGHIGLDYFGRTVYIKILPVGVHMGRLESVLDLPSTAAKVRELQKQFDGKSVILGIDDMDIFKGISLKLLALEHLLQLHTKMRGHIVLVQIVNPARGSGKDVQEARRETYLTAERINEVYGSSDYEPVILIDRHVPRSEKSAYYAIADCCIVNAVRDGMNLVPYKYIVCRQGTPSLDAAIGRYAESPRTSMLVVSEFIGCSPSLSGAIRVNPWDIEAVGEALHVAICLSDSEKQLRHEKHYRYVSTHNVAYWARSFAQDLERACRDHYSKRCWGIGLGLGFRVVSLSPSFRRLSTDHIVSAYRRTSRRTIFLGYDGTVVPETSIIKSPSPEVINILKTLCSDPKNTVFIVSGRGRKTLTDWLAPCEMLGIAAEHGYFVRWNNTSDWETNHPGADLEWIRIVEPIMKLYTEATDGSSIETKESALVWQYQDADPDFGSCQAKEMMDHLENVLANEPAVVKSGQHIVEVKPQGVTKGLVAEKILLQMVNDGRPPDFVMCVGDDKSDEDMFESILNTLSSQSLPTAPEIFACTIGQKPSKAKYYLDDATDVVRMLKGLADATNSKLSGR, encoded by the exons ATGGCATCAAGATCATCTGTAAAGTTTTTAGACTTGGCTTCTGGAGATCTGTTGGATATTCCTCAAACTCCAAGAGGTCTTCCTCGGGTGATGACTGTTCCGGGAATTATCTCTGACTTGGATGGTTATGGCAATAATGAGGAGGATTCTGATGTTAGCTCATCTAGTGGTCATGAGAGGAAGATTATAGTGGCAAATATGTTACCATTGCATTCTAAAAGGGATACAGAGTCTGGCAAATGGTGCTTCAGCTTAGATAAGGATTCCCTTTTACTACACCTGAAGGATGGGTTTTCCTTGGAGACTGAGTTTATCTATGTGGGGTCTCTCAAGGTTGACATAGATCAGAGCGAACAGGAAGAAGTTGCTCAGAAGCTACTGGAGGATTTCAATTGTGTGCCAACATTTCTGCCTTCTGATCTGCAGAGGAAGTTCTATCTTGGTTTCTGTAAACAACAGTTGTGGCCGCTTTTTCACTACATGCTGCCCATGTGCCCAGAACATGGTGATCGTTTTGATCGTTTACTTTGGCAGGCCTATGTTTCTGCTAACAAATTATTTGCAGACAAGGTGATGGAAGTAATTAATCCTGATAACGATTATGTTTGGGTTCATGATTATCACTTGATGGTTCTCCCTACATTTTTGAGAAAACGGTTCAACAGAATTAAGCTTGGTTTTTTCCTCCACAGCCCATTTCCTTCTTCAGAGATATATAGAACCTTACCTGTTCGAGATCAAATCCTGAGGGGCCTGCTGAACTGTGATCTTATTGGTTTTCATACATTTGATTATGCACGTCATTTTTTATCCTGCTGCAGTAGGATGCTGGGCCTGGACTATGAATCTAAGCGTGGACATATTGGACTTGATTACTTTGGCCGGACAGTATATATCAAAATACTACCAGTAGGTGTTCATATGGGTCGGCTTGAGTCTGTATTGGATCTTCCTTCTACTGCTGCTAAAGTTAGAGAGCTTCAAAAACAATTTGATGGGAAAAGTGTGATTCTTGGTATTGATGATATGgatatatttaagggcattagTCTGAAACTACTGGCTCTTGAACATCTATTACAGCTGCATACCAAAATGAGAGGCCATATAGTCTTGGTTCAAATTGTTAATCCTGCTAGGGGCTCAGGGAAAGATGTCCAGGAGGCAAGGAGAGAAACTTATTTAACTGCTGAAAGAATCAATGAGGTTTATGGGTCATCTGATTATGAACCAGTGATTCTGATTGATCGTCATGTTCCTCGTTCTGAAAAGTCTGCCTATTATGCCATAGCTGACTGCTGCATAGTAAATGCTGTGAGGGATGGGATGAACTTAGTTCCATATAAATACATTGTCTGTAGGCAGGGTACTCCAAGTTTGGATGCAGCTATTGGCAGATATGCAGAATCTCCTCGTACAAGTATGCTTGTTGTGTCAGAGTTCATTGGTTGCTCACCTTCTTTAAGTGGAGCAATTAGGGTCAACCCATGGGACATAGAGGCTGTAGGCGAGGCGTTACATGTGGCCATTTGCTTGTCTGATTCTGAGAAGCAATTGCGGCATGAGAAACACTATCGATATGTTAGTACTCACAATGTGGCTTATTGGGCACGCAGCTTTGCACAAGATTTGGAGAGAGCATGTCGTGATCATTATAGTAAAAGATGCTGGGGGATTGGTCTGGGCCTGGGGTTCAGAGTGGTATCTCTATCTCCTAGTTTTAGGCGGTTGTCTACCGACCATATAGTCTCAGCATATAGAAGGACAAGTAGAAGGACAATATTTCTGGGTTATGATGGTACAGTTGTTCCCGAAACTTCTATTATTAAGTCCCCCAGCCCTGAAGTCATCAATATCCTGAAAACTCTTTGCAGTGATCCTAAGAACACCGTGTTTATTGTTAGTGGGAGAGGGAGAAAAACTCTCACTGATTGGCTTGCACCATGTGAGATGCTGGGGATAGCAGCTGAACATGGATACTTCGTCAG GTGGAATAATACATCTGACTGGGAAACCAATCACCCAGGTGCTGACCTTGAATGGATTAGGATTGTGGAACCTATCATGAAATTGTATACAGAAGCAACAGATGGCTCTAGCATAGAGACTAAAGAGAGTGCTTTGGTATGGCAATATCAAGATGCAGACCCTGACTTTGGGTCCTGCCAAGCAAAGGAAATGATGGATCACCTGGAAAATGTTCTGGCGAATGAACCAGCAGTTGTTAAGAGTGGTCAACATATTGTTGAAGTTAAGCCACAG GGTGTAACCAAAGGTTTGGTTGCTGAAAAGATTCTTCTGCAAATGGTCAACGATGGGAGGCCTCCAGATTTTGTGATGTGTGTTGGAGATGATAAATCTGATGAAGATATGTTTGAGAGCATACTGAATACCCTCTCTAGTCAATCCTTGCCAACAGCTCCTGAAATCTTTGCATGCACTATTGGGCAAAAACCGAGCAAGGCCAAGTATTATCTTGATGATGCAACTGATGTTGTGAGAATGCTTAAAGGTCTTGCTGACGCCACAAATTCAAAGCTTAG TGGAAGATGA